The Ketobacter sp. MCCC 1A13808 DNA segment GCTTTACTCCAACCTTCCCGGCCTCCTTGTCGGCTGCCTTTCCCGTCGAAGTGGTGCGCATTATAGGGACATCATTTCACCCGTCAACGCTTTTTTTAAACAATTTTTTCAACACCTTAGCCATTCCAACACTTTTACTCGCGCAAAACGCTTCTTGCTTTCGCCCCGCTCCAACAAACAGCCCGCAGCACCTGCGGGCTGGAGCCGTATCCGAAGTGTTTTTCAGAAAAGTAAAACCAGTGTAGTTATGATTTTGCAGGACGCAGAATATTTTTGATCTTTTCAGTACGAAGGAGCATGAACGCTATAAACAGGAACCCGAAAATCAGCGGTTGTACATAATCAAGTTTGCTCACCCACACAATATGGAGCACCGCTAACGCACCGCTGAGATATACCAGACGGTGCAATTGATTCCATTTCTTGCCTAAGCGCCGACGACTTCGCTGTGTTGACGTGACTGCCAGCGGAACCAACAACACCCAGGCAGCAACGCCGATGTAAATATACGGACGCTCGCTAAGCTCTTCCGTTATGACCTGAAAATCGAGTCCGGCCCAAAACACCAGAAATGAGCAGAGGTGCAGACTCAAATAGAAAAAACTCCATAGTC contains these protein-coding regions:
- a CDS encoding sulfite oxidase heme-binding subunit YedZ; its protein translation is MKKNTIVKLRWGLHILLALPFFWVVYLVVSGDIGTDPAEKIVREFGFDGACILWLSLAMTPLRKLTGNAIWIAFRRPLGLWSFFYLSLHLCSFLVFWAGLDFQVITEELSERPYIYIGVAAWVLLVPLAVTSTQRSRRRLGKKWNQLHRLVYLSGALAVLHIVWVSKLDYVQPLIFGFLFIAFMLLRTEKIKNILRPAKS